From the Bacillus sp. 2205SS5-2 genome, one window contains:
- the dnaA gene encoding chromosomal replication initiator protein DnaA gives MENIAGLWDKALSEIEKKISKPSFDTWLKSTKAHTLQGDTLVITAPNEFARDWLEGRYSQLIAGVIYEIIGEELSIKFIIPQNQEPEEFDIPLPPKKTGKNGETHDLLQNMLNSKYTFDTFVIGSGNRFAHAASLAVAEAPAKAYNPLFIYGGVGLGKTHLMHAIGHYVLEQNPSAKVVYLSSEKFTNEFINSIRDNKAVDFRNKYRSVDVLLIDDIQFLAGKEQTQEEFFHTFNTLHEESKQIVISSDRPPKEIPTLEDRLRSRFEWGLITDITPPDLETRIAILRKKAKAEGLDIPNEAMLYIANQIDSNIRELEGALIRVVAYSSLINKDINADLAAEALKNIIPSSKPKVITIAEIQRVVGEYFNIRLEDFKAKKRTKSVAYPRQIAMYLSRELTDFSLPKIGEEFGGRDHTTVIHAHEKISRLLDSDPQFQQQLKEIHTTLKG, from the coding sequence TTGGAGAATATTGCTGGCCTTTGGGACAAAGCACTATCAGAAATTGAAAAAAAAATTAGCAAACCTAGCTTCGATACATGGTTAAAATCAACTAAAGCACATACTTTGCAAGGAGATACCTTAGTTATTACTGCTCCTAATGAATTTGCTAGAGATTGGTTGGAAGGTCGGTATTCACAACTGATTGCTGGTGTTATTTATGAAATTATTGGTGAAGAATTAAGCATAAAGTTTATCATCCCTCAAAATCAGGAACCTGAGGAATTTGATATTCCGCTACCACCAAAAAAGACTGGTAAAAATGGCGAGACACATGATCTATTGCAAAATATGCTTAATTCGAAATATACCTTTGATACATTTGTTATTGGTTCTGGCAACCGTTTTGCCCACGCAGCAAGTTTAGCTGTAGCTGAAGCTCCTGCAAAAGCTTATAATCCTTTATTCATTTATGGTGGAGTTGGGTTAGGAAAAACTCACTTAATGCATGCCATTGGTCACTATGTTCTTGAACAAAACCCCTCTGCTAAAGTCGTTTACCTCTCTTCAGAGAAATTCACGAATGAATTCATTAATTCAATTCGCGATAACAAAGCAGTGGATTTTCGCAATAAATATAGAAGTGTCGATGTCCTTTTAATTGACGATATTCAATTTTTAGCTGGAAAAGAACAAACACAAGAAGAGTTTTTCCATACATTTAATACTTTGCATGAAGAAAGCAAGCAAATTGTTATCTCGAGTGATCGTCCTCCAAAGGAAATCCCGACTCTTGAGGACCGGTTAAGATCTCGATTCGAGTGGGGCTTAATTACGGATATTACCCCACCTGATTTAGAGACAAGAATTGCTATTTTACGTAAAAAAGCCAAAGCTGAGGGACTTGATATCCCCAATGAAGCCATGCTTTATATTGCAAATCAAATTGACTCTAATATTCGTGAATTAGAGGGTGCACTTATTCGAGTTGTTGCTTATTCATCCTTGATAAATAAAGATATTAATGCAGATTTAGCTGCAGAAGCTCTAAAAAATATTATTCCAAGTTCTAAGCCTAAGGTTATTACAATCGCGGAAATTCAACGTGTTGTTGGTGAGTATTTTAATATAAGACTAGAAGATTTTAAAGCAAAAAAACGAACAAAATCCGTTGCCTACCCTCGTCAAATTGCTATGTATTTGTCTAGAGAGCTTACTGACTTTTCTTTGCCAAAAATCGGTGAAGAATTTGGTGGCCGCGATCATACGACAGTCATTCATGCTCATGAAAAAATTTCTAGGCTGCTGGATTCTGACCCTCAGTTTCAACAACAGCTAAAAGAAATTCATACTACCTTAAAGGGCTAA
- the dnaN gene encoding DNA polymerase III subunit beta, which translates to MKFAIQRDYLVQSVQDVMKAVTSRTTIPILTGIKIIAKETGVTLTGSDSDISIESFIPLEEEGTNIVEIEKHGGIVLQAKFFSEIVKKLPSDTVELEVIDNFQTVIRSGKAKFNLNGLDHEEYPHLPQIEEENVFKVPTDLLKTMIRQTSFAVSTSETRPILTGVNWRVENGELFCTATDSHRLAMRKAVIESELSSHYNVVIPGKSLNELSKILDDSSESVEIVITENQILFKAKHLLFFSRLLEGNYPDTSRLIPTDTKTELELTTKDFLKSIDRASLLAREGRNNVVKLSTLEGGIVEVSSNSPEIGKVIEEVQSGNIKGEDLKISFSAKYMMDALKALEGSEIHIQFTGAMRPFVIRPLHDESILQLILPVRTY; encoded by the coding sequence ATGAAATTTGCTATTCAAAGAGACTATTTAGTTCAAAGTGTTCAAGATGTCATGAAAGCTGTAACATCTAGAACAACAATTCCAATTCTGACTGGAATAAAAATTATTGCAAAAGAAACAGGTGTTACCCTAACAGGTAGTGATTCAGATATTTCAATTGAATCCTTTATTCCACTTGAAGAAGAAGGAACTAATATTGTCGAAATCGAAAAGCATGGAGGAATTGTTTTACAAGCAAAATTCTTCAGTGAAATCGTTAAAAAGCTACCCTCAGACACAGTTGAACTTGAAGTAATCGATAATTTTCAAACTGTTATTCGTTCAGGTAAAGCCAAATTTAACCTAAATGGATTAGATCATGAAGAATATCCTCATCTTCCGCAAATTGAAGAGGAAAATGTATTTAAAGTTCCAACCGATTTATTAAAAACCATGATTCGACAAACCTCATTCGCTGTGTCCACCTCAGAAACACGCCCTATCTTGACAGGTGTAAACTGGCGAGTGGAAAACGGCGAACTTTTCTGTACTGCAACAGATAGTCATCGCTTAGCTATGAGAAAAGCAGTAATTGAAAGTGAATTAAGCTCGCACTATAACGTAGTGATTCCTGGTAAAAGTTTAAATGAGCTAAGTAAGATTTTGGATGACTCTTCAGAGAGTGTTGAAATTGTTATCACTGAAAATCAAATCTTATTTAAAGCAAAGCATCTATTATTCTTTTCACGATTGTTAGAAGGCAATTATCCAGATACATCACGCCTTATACCAACCGACACAAAAACAGAATTAGAATTGACGACCAAAGACTTTCTGAAATCGATTGATCGTGCTTCACTACTTGCAAGAGAAGGGCGAAATAATGTTGTTAAGCTGTCTACACTTGAAGGTGGAATTGTCGAAGTGTCTTCTAATTCTCCTGAAATCGGGAAAGTAATTGAAGAAGTGCAAAGTGGGAATATTAAGGGGGAAGATTTAAAAATATCGTTTAGTGCCAAATATATGATGGATGCGCTAAAAGCTCTCGAAGGATCGGAAATTCATATTCAATTTACTGGAGCAATGAGACCTTTTGTAATTCGACCTTTACATGATGAATCGATTTTGCAACTAATTCTTCCAGTTAGAACGTATTAA
- the yaaA gene encoding S4 domain-containing protein YaaA produces METEIQINTEYITLGQLLKMADLIQSGGMAKWFLSEYQVYVNGEQDQRRGRKLYPNDKIEIESVGLFDIKAEL; encoded by the coding sequence ATGGAAACAGAAATCCAGATTAATACAGAATATATTACATTGGGTCAATTATTAAAAATGGCTGATCTTATTCAATCTGGTGGTATGGCGAAATGGTTTCTTAGTGAATATCAGGTGTATGTGAACGGTGAACAAGACCAGCGCCGAGGGAGAAAACTATATCCAAATGACAAAATTGAAATAGAATCAGTCGGCCTTTTTGACATAAAAGCGGAACTTTAA
- the recF gene encoding DNA replication/repair protein RecF (All proteins in this family for which functions are known are DNA-binding proteins that assist the filamentation of RecA onto DNA for the initiation of recombination or recombinational repair.): MYIEELQLGNYRNYETLEATFENKVNVILGENAQGKTNVMESIYVLAMAKSHRTSSDKDLIRWDQEYAKIKGRIHKRNGSVPLELTIGKKGKKAKFNHIEQPKLSHYVGNMNVVMFAPEDLHLVKGSPQIRRRFIDMEIGQVSPIYLHNINQYNKILQQRNSYLKQLQIKKQTDQTMLDVLTEQFIGMAVKIVQKRFEFIQLLESWAKPIHSGISRELETLKIMYKPSINVSEELDWSKMVDVFEQKFASIRQREIERGVTLAGPHRDDLQFLVNDRDVQTFGSQGQQRTTALSVKLAEIELIHSEIGEYPILLLDDVLSELDDYRQSHLLNTIQGKVQTFVTTTSVEGIDHSTLKEAATYLVEQGKMSKVK, translated from the coding sequence ATGTATATTGAGGAGTTACAGTTAGGCAATTATCGAAACTATGAAACCTTAGAAGCCACCTTTGAAAACAAAGTTAATGTGATTTTAGGTGAAAATGCTCAAGGGAAAACAAATGTCATGGAATCGATTTATGTTTTGGCAATGGCAAAGTCTCACCGGACTTCAAGTGATAAAGATTTAATACGTTGGGATCAGGAATATGCTAAAATAAAAGGAAGAATTCACAAACGAAATGGATCAGTCCCATTAGAGTTAACCATTGGAAAAAAAGGAAAAAAAGCGAAATTCAATCATATTGAACAACCTAAACTGAGTCATTATGTAGGAAATATGAATGTTGTTATGTTCGCGCCTGAAGATCTTCATTTAGTTAAAGGAAGTCCTCAAATTAGGCGTCGTTTTATAGATATGGAAATCGGACAAGTATCCCCTATTTATCTTCACAATATTAATCAATATAATAAAATTTTGCAGCAACGTAATTCTTACTTGAAACAGCTACAGATAAAAAAACAAACCGATCAAACGATGCTAGATGTTCTAACAGAACAATTTATAGGAATGGCAGTAAAAATTGTTCAAAAGCGATTTGAGTTTATTCAGCTTTTAGAAAGTTGGGCAAAACCAATTCATTCCGGTATCTCAAGAGAGCTGGAAACATTAAAAATTATGTATAAACCATCAATAAACGTATCAGAGGAGCTAGATTGGTCAAAAATGGTAGATGTGTTCGAACAAAAATTTGCGAGCATACGTCAAAGAGAAATAGAACGGGGAGTTACGTTAGCTGGTCCTCATCGAGACGATCTGCAATTTTTGGTTAATGACCGAGATGTTCAAACTTTTGGATCTCAAGGTCAACAGCGGACAACCGCTTTGTCTGTAAAGCTAGCTGAAATTGAGCTCATTCATTCTGAAATTGGAGAATATCCCATTCTCTTATTAGACGATGTTCTATCTGAATTGGATGATTATAGACAATCGCACTTGCTCAATACCATACAAGGAAAAGTACAAACCTTTGTTACCACGACAAGTGTTGAGGGAATTGATCATTCTACTTTAAAAGAGGCGGCAACGTATTTAGTTGAACAAGGGAAAATGTCCAAAGTGAAATGA
- the remB gene encoding extracellular matrix regulator RemB, with amino-acid sequence MYIHVGEDVMLRTNEIIAIIDKASIQNSEEMHLFLQKRKKQLQQLGKSPYKSLVVTQNHIYLSPLASGTLKKRAILENTYDL; translated from the coding sequence TTGTATATACATGTCGGAGAAGATGTGATGCTGAGAACAAATGAAATTATTGCAATTATTGATAAAGCATCCATCCAGAATTCTGAAGAAATGCATTTATTTTTACAAAAACGCAAAAAACAACTTCAACAATTAGGGAAAAGCCCTTATAAATCTTTGGTCGTTACACAAAATCATATCTATCTGTCTCCATTAGCATCAGGAACGCTAAAGAAAAGAGCTATACTAGAGAATACATATGATCTTTAA
- the gyrB gene encoding DNA topoisomerase (ATP-hydrolyzing) subunit B produces MENKQVQEQSYDENQIQVLEGLEAVRKRPGMYIGSTSGKGLHHLVWEIVDNSIDEALAGHCDEIQVIIEKDNSITVKDNGRGIPVGIHEKMGRPAVEVIMTVLHAGGKFGGGGYKVSGGLHGVGASVVNALSSVLEVYVHRDGKVHYQQFEKGAPSFDLKVIDETDITGTIIHFKPDTEIFTETIVYEFDILANRIRELAFLNRGIKISIEDKREDGKRKDFFYEGGIKSYVEHLNRSKEVIHEEPIYIESEREGITVEISIQYNDGFASNIYSFANNIHTYEGGTHESGFKTALTRVINDYSRKSNIFKDADSNLSGEDVREGITAIISIKHPDPQFEGQTKTKLGNSEARTITDSLFSEHFEKFLFENPVVARKIVEKGLMAARARMAAKKARELTRRKSALEISSLPGKLADCSSRDPKISEIYVVEGDSAGGSAKQGRDRHFQAILPLRGKIINVEKARLDKILSNNEIRAIITALGTGIGEDFDIAKARYHKIVIMTDADVDGSHIRTLLLTFFYRYMRQIIEAGYIYIAQPPLYKIQQGKKIEYAYNEQQLEESLAQLSQTPKPGIQRYKGLGEMNPEQLWETTMDPETRTLLQVSLEDAIEADETFEILMGDKVEPRRNFIEENAIYVKNLDI; encoded by the coding sequence ATAGAGAATAAACAAGTTCAAGAGCAATCATATGATGAAAATCAGATTCAAGTATTAGAAGGGTTAGAAGCCGTTAGAAAACGTCCGGGAATGTATATAGGATCTACTTCTGGTAAAGGTTTACATCACCTAGTTTGGGAAATCGTTGACAATAGTATTGACGAAGCTTTAGCTGGTCACTGCGATGAAATACAAGTCATTATTGAAAAAGATAATAGTATCACGGTAAAAGATAATGGCCGTGGTATTCCAGTGGGGATTCATGAGAAGATGGGTCGACCAGCAGTTGAAGTTATTATGACTGTTCTTCATGCTGGAGGTAAGTTTGGTGGCGGAGGCTACAAAGTCTCTGGTGGTCTCCATGGAGTGGGTGCATCCGTAGTAAATGCGCTCTCTTCTGTATTAGAAGTATACGTCCACCGTGATGGTAAGGTGCATTATCAACAGTTCGAAAAAGGTGCCCCTAGTTTTGACTTGAAGGTCATCGATGAAACGGACATAACGGGTACAATTATTCATTTTAAGCCAGATACAGAAATTTTCACCGAAACAATCGTTTATGAATTCGATATTCTTGCTAACCGTATACGAGAGTTAGCGTTCTTAAATCGAGGAATTAAAATTTCAATTGAAGATAAGCGAGAAGATGGGAAAAGAAAAGACTTTTTCTATGAGGGTGGAATTAAATCATATGTTGAGCATTTAAACCGCTCTAAAGAAGTTATTCACGAAGAGCCTATCTATATTGAGAGTGAACGAGAAGGAATTACAGTTGAAATTTCAATCCAGTACAATGATGGATTTGCCAGTAATATCTACTCTTTTGCAAATAATATTCATACGTATGAAGGTGGTACGCATGAATCCGGATTTAAAACTGCTTTAACGAGAGTGATTAACGACTATTCTAGAAAAAGCAATATATTCAAAGATGCGGATAGTAATTTATCTGGAGAAGACGTTCGTGAGGGAATTACAGCTATTATTTCAATTAAACACCCGGACCCTCAGTTTGAAGGGCAAACAAAAACCAAATTAGGAAACTCAGAAGCTCGTACGATTACGGATTCGTTATTCTCCGAGCATTTTGAGAAATTCTTGTTTGAAAATCCAGTGGTAGCAAGAAAAATCGTGGAAAAAGGACTCATGGCCGCTCGTGCTCGAATGGCTGCGAAAAAGGCAAGAGAACTAACTCGTAGAAAAAGTGCGTTAGAAATTTCAAGTTTGCCTGGAAAATTAGCGGACTGTTCTTCACGTGATCCGAAAATTAGCGAAATTTATGTCGTAGAGGGTGACTCTGCTGGAGGTTCTGCAAAACAAGGAAGAGACCGACATTTCCAAGCAATACTTCCACTTCGAGGGAAAATTATTAACGTTGAAAAAGCACGCTTAGATAAAATTCTTTCTAATAATGAAATTCGAGCGATTATTACAGCATTAGGCACAGGTATAGGAGAAGATTTTGATATTGCGAAAGCAAGGTATCATAAAATCGTCATCATGACGGATGCAGATGTCGATGGTTCTCATATTCGTACGCTATTACTCACGTTCTTTTACCGCTATATGAGACAAATCATTGAGGCGGGCTATATCTATATTGCCCAGCCGCCATTATATAAAATTCAGCAAGGTAAAAAAATAGAATATGCTTACAATGAGCAGCAGTTAGAAGAATCTTTAGCGCAGCTTTCCCAAACACCTAAACCAGGTATCCAACGTTACAAAGGTCTAGGAGAAATGAATCCCGAGCAACTTTGGGAAACAACCATGGACCCTGAAACAAGAACACTGCTTCAAGTCAGCTTAGAAGACGCTATAGAAGCAGACGAAACCTTTGAGATTTTAATGGGTGATA